One stretch of Oscillospiraceae bacterium DNA includes these proteins:
- a CDS encoding aminoglycoside 6-adenylyltransferase → MRSEREIFDLILNVANLDDRIRAVLLSGSRANPNAPKDCYQDYDITYFVSDIEPFYNNPAWIEGKFGKPLMMQMPEAMRYSEGDGHFTYLVLFSDGNRIDLSFEFKPYIDDGEPAMVLLDKDGGKGLVPVLPPPNDQIWHVKRPSELFYLSCCNNFWWCLNNVAKGIVRDELPYVMWMYNEIVRSELEDMLHWLIGTEHEFTVSCGKHGKYYKNLLTPERYQQYKKTYSGVDYNELWAAVDAACDLFHEAALEVGQYMNYTYNQKDEDGIRDYLKKVRGGAYCR, encoded by the coding sequence ATGCGAAGTGAACGGGAAATATTCGATTTAATTTTAAACGTCGCGAACTTGGATGACAGGATTCGGGCGGTTTTGCTGTCCGGCTCCCGGGCAAATCCGAATGCGCCGAAAGATTGTTATCAGGATTACGATATCACCTATTTTGTCTCGGATATTGAACCTTTTTACAACAATCCGGCGTGGATTGAGGGGAAGTTCGGTAAGCCTTTGATGATGCAGATGCCTGAGGCAATGCGTTATTCGGAGGGGGACGGTCATTTCACTTACTTGGTATTGTTTTCCGACGGAAATCGAATTGATTTGAGCTTTGAGTTTAAGCCGTATATCGATGACGGCGAACCCGCGATGGTTTTGCTCGATAAAGACGGAGGAAAGGGGTTGGTTCCGGTTCTTCCGCCGCCGAATGATCAAATCTGGCATGTCAAGAGACCTTCGGAATTGTTTTACCTTTCCTGCTGTAATAACTTCTGGTGGTGTCTGAACAATGTGGCAAAGGGTATTGTCCGGGACGAACTGCCCTATGTGATGTGGATGTACAACGAGATCGTGCGCTCGGAGTTGGAGGATATGCTGCATTGGCTGATCGGCACCGAGCACGAATTTACGGTATCGTGCGGCAAGCATGGAAAGTATTATAAAAACCTATTGACGCCCGAACGGTACCAACAATATAAGAAGACCTATTCCGGCGTCGATTATAACGAATTATGGGCAGCGGTTGACGCCGCCTGCGATCTGTTTCACGAAGCGGCTTTGGAGGTGGGGCAATATATGAACTATACATATAACCAAAAAGATGAGGATGGCATACGGGATTATTTGAAAAAGGTAAGAGGCGGAGCATACTGCCGATAA
- a CDS encoding InlB B-repeat-containing protein has translation MKFKKMIAAVLAFMLTAAFFNVPAAAITSPSITMGAVVRSDGDLYYPGLTVSGSEIRTVLISFSAEVTSGDKIVLPDTPAGFTVSASSSTNDYAKRINVDSSVTSDAIQSYLRAVGYELGGETQSVQIVITNDNIEYDTFYNTDTQHYYQFISAPSDGVAWTTAYAAAKGMSYLGRSGYLATVTSVDEDVFLNSLSAGQTGWLGGTVLANSGSVTDKNGLTSGPLLYYSSFDVNNAVSSGWYWACGPEIGTEFYSVKSINDVSGADDEAKAAVADALTDDANPDAYYNWSRGNAYEPNNTVSDTGRDENCLTTLFLSERIGKHDTSFTWNDIAYNFIDQTNDYSAKGYFVEYGDWETGDSGSGDSTFASAGSTLSVKPVLTAGDVTRTTDTTGTVKFTSSEAGEYYYAIVAAGTTAPTIDTSATGTACIAGENTITNPTGLTAGAKDIYIKVKNAANTVSDALKIEIPACLKLTDITWKSTTSYTCGLELPSTSKMVTISVNSGYFTVPSLGSGTLTFLGGTNGSIYIDTFTSAQQFAGAVFSFTDNTAAQTLLSNIIYSTEGETPQTITTWSSTVSPQGNDIYFEGHFYRYVAGSIDWISAVLAAGSTVDPYFGGRGYIATATNQAENSILLKLTDTGGTTADHWYDAWMGGLWQRNTGTVSSPSITRGTDGNEISYQNLLSATAAQRQSMLLDYTIKYGNDISFINTTPEIIKYYWLDGPEAGQEIAFNTDDFSPWHSGEPNNGDFVYIGWEGAYWDDLSAYSGDNTANGFAKVTGYIVEFSGFDGGSTESVVQEDTKTTTADTTAPTLTAGAVSRTSDTTGTVKFTSGEAGQYYYAIVAAGTTAPTINATGTGITCNTGENTITNPIGLTAGAKDIYIKVKDAAGNVSAMLKIYIANFNTAPVFSGTNTKLTVDANSSENDIGALIGVSDSDVGQTLTWSQKTAPSHGTLGFSGATATSDGTSVQPGGSVTYTPSDNYAGTDSFTIQVSDGYATVERTITVTVVDRIAPTATINLGTHQWSSFISSVTYGIFFKNSVSFTITANDEGGSGIMTVQCLKSALSLTLEQLQTVTYWNNYVSSGYTIDAINGSKFIIYAKITDYAGNVTYINSDGMVFDLQAPAISTSYVKDATSIGVTVTDTGSGVGTVTYTINGGSTQTAVLSDGKFTISPLADGKYDVVITAKDTVGNESSQTVHIVSLHTVTFKLYEGDTGAPLKTQTVEYGSSATAPADPTRTGFTFKGWDKAFDNVTADITVNATWDISGITVTPYTETYDGTAHDAVTVTGTLSGDVITYSTNGSDYFATLPQITDTGSYPVYVKVSRTGYTDWTSTLNTAVITRASGSLSITSDPGKTYDGTTVSNPSISKTGDGIVSFTYYNDNENALGSQLSGAPTNAGTYWVKASLAQGTNYTAAEATFKFSIARASGSVSITSNPGKTYDGTAVSNPSISKTGDGIVSFTYYNDNENALGSQLSGAPTNAGTYWVKASLAQGTNYTAAEVTFKFSIDCAEIVGIVSIPNAILTGDTVSADVTGALPAAVTYSYQWSLDATPIEGAVSASYTVRSADYGKSLSVTLNATGNFCGSITSDGAVIGENIRPTAEITQGINHWNSFLNTVTLGLFFNDTVMISVKASDQGGSGIKSVAYYISSVQLTEQEVRTLSGWSEYTSVISLTPTDASQVIVYVKVTDNAGNVTVVSSDKMEFDLQSPLIFADYTKNASSIEATVIDGGSGVDTVTYTINGGNAQNAILSNGKFIISPLADGKYDVVITAKDLLGNESTKTIHVASVYTVTFKLDSAGTVLLKETIEYGSTAPAPALPTREGYTFKGWDKSLDKITGNIIFCATWEVAAPQSGTIGISGNSGTGSDVTAPSMGSSFPLYPLMVLGFCSLLAGAVIIRKKRIDISEE, from the coding sequence ATGAAGTTCAAAAAAATGATTGCCGCAGTGTTAGCTTTTATGTTAACGGCTGCATTTTTTAATGTGCCGGCGGCGGCAATCACATCCCCCTCCATTACTATGGGTGCAGTGGTGCGTTCCGACGGAGATCTGTATTACCCGGGTCTGACCGTCTCGGGCAGCGAAATCAGAACCGTCCTGATCAGTTTTTCCGCCGAGGTCACTTCCGGGGATAAAATCGTACTTCCGGACACACCGGCGGGCTTTACCGTCTCCGCGAGTTCATCGACCAACGACTACGCCAAGCGTATCAATGTGGACAGCAGTGTGACAAGCGACGCGATACAAAGTTATCTGCGTGCCGTCGGATATGAGCTGGGCGGTGAGACACAATCCGTGCAGATCGTCATTACCAATGATAATATCGAATATGATACATTTTATAATACCGATACGCAGCATTATTATCAATTTATCTCCGCCCCCTCCGACGGCGTTGCCTGGACAACAGCCTATGCCGCAGCAAAGGGTATGTCTTATTTGGGCAGATCGGGCTATCTCGCAACTGTCACAAGTGTGGATGAGGATGTCTTTTTAAATTCTCTTTCCGCCGGCCAGACCGGTTGGTTGGGCGGCACAGTCTTAGCAAACAGCGGATCAGTAACCGATAAAAACGGCTTAACGAGCGGCCCTCTGCTCTACTATTCGTCTTTCGATGTGAACAATGCGGTTTCCAGCGGTTGGTACTGGGCTTGCGGACCGGAAATCGGAACAGAATTTTACAGCGTGAAAAGCATCAATGACGTGAGCGGAGCAGATGACGAAGCAAAAGCCGCAGTTGCAGATGCACTGACGGATGATGCCAATCCTGACGCTTACTACAATTGGTCAAGAGGCAACGCCTATGAACCCAACAACACCGTTTCAGACACAGGCCGCGATGAAAATTGCCTGACGACGCTGTTTCTTTCCGAACGCATCGGAAAACATGATACGTCGTTTACCTGGAACGATATTGCGTACAATTTTATTGACCAAACCAATGATTATTCAGCTAAGGGCTATTTTGTCGAATACGGCGATTGGGAAACCGGAGATTCCGGCAGCGGAGACTCCACATTCGCATCTGCCGGCAGTACGCTTTCTGTTAAGCCTGTTTTGACGGCGGGCGATGTCACACGGACCACAGACACCACGGGAACTGTAAAATTCACCTCCAGCGAAGCGGGAGAATACTATTATGCGATTGTCGCTGCCGGTACAACCGCACCCACAATAGACACTTCCGCCACGGGAACGGCCTGCATTGCCGGTGAAAACACCATCACCAATCCGACCGGCCTGACAGCAGGTGCGAAGGATATCTATATCAAAGTGAAGAACGCGGCAAACACCGTCAGTGACGCATTGAAAATCGAAATTCCGGCTTGTTTGAAGCTCACCGATATAACATGGAAGAGCACGACCTCCTACACTTGCGGCCTTGAGCTTCCGTCTACGTCGAAAATGGTTACAATCTCGGTGAACAGCGGGTATTTTACCGTTCCTTCACTCGGCAGCGGTACGCTTACCTTCCTCGGCGGAACCAACGGATCGATTTACATCGACACCTTTACCTCCGCACAACAGTTTGCCGGCGCCGTCTTTTCCTTCACGGATAACACAGCGGCCCAAACATTGTTGAGCAATATCATCTATTCGACGGAAGGAGAGACACCCCAAACCATCACAACCTGGTCAAGTACCGTCTCACCCCAGGGCAACGACATTTACTTTGAAGGGCATTTTTACCGTTATGTCGCGGGCAGTATCGACTGGATCAGCGCTGTGCTTGCGGCGGGAAGCACAGTGGATCCGTATTTCGGAGGCCGCGGCTACATCGCAACCGCTACGAATCAGGCAGAAAATTCGATCCTGCTGAAGCTGACCGACACGGGCGGCACCACAGCAGACCACTGGTACGACGCTTGGATGGGCGGCCTTTGGCAGAGAAATACCGGCACCGTCTCCAGCCCGAGTATCACAAGAGGAACGGACGGGAACGAAATTTCCTACCAAAATCTCCTGAGCGCCACCGCCGCCCAACGCCAAAGCATGCTTTTGGATTATACAATTAAATACGGGAACGATATCAGTTTTATTAATACCACACCGGAAATAATAAAATATTATTGGCTCGATGGTCCGGAAGCCGGACAGGAGATTGCGTTCAACACAGACGACTTCTCGCCCTGGCATTCCGGCGAGCCCAACAACGGCGACTTTGTCTATATCGGATGGGAGGGCGCTTACTGGGACGATCTCAGTGCCTATTCCGGCGACAACACCGCCAACGGATTTGCAAAGGTGACCGGGTATATTGTCGAATTTTCCGGCTTTGACGGCGGTTCCACCGAGAGCGTCGTTCAAGAAGACACAAAGACCACCACCGCGGACACTACAGCTCCGACGCTTACGGCGGGTGCCGTCTCCCGCACCTCCGACACCACGGGAACCGTAAAATTCACCTCCGGCGAAGCGGGACAATACTATTACGCGATTGTCGCTGCCGGTACAACCGCACCCACAATCAATGCCACAGGCACGGGAATCACCTGCAACACAGGTGAAAACACCATCACCAATCCGATCGGCCTTACGGCGGGTGCAAAGGACATCTATATCAAAGTGAAAGACGCAGCCGGCAATGTCAGCGCCATGCTGAAAATTTATATTGCAAACTTCAATACCGCACCGGTGTTTTCGGGAACTAATACCAAGCTGACAGTCGACGCAAATTCTTCCGAAAACGACATCGGAGCCCTGATCGGTGTCTCCGACAGCGACGTCGGACAGACGCTGACATGGTCGCAGAAGACCGCTCCGAGTCACGGAACTCTTGGTTTTTCCGGTGCAACCGCCACTTCCGACGGCACATCCGTTCAACCGGGCGGTTCTGTCACTTATACGCCTTCCGATAACTACGCGGGAACCGACAGCTTTACCATTCAGGTCAGCGACGGATATGCGACCGTCGAACGCACGATCACAGTGACCGTCGTCGACCGAATCGCACCGACCGCGACCATCAATCTGGGAACGCACCAATGGAGCAGCTTTATAAGCTCCGTCACATACGGAATATTCTTCAAAAATTCGGTTTCATTCACCATAACGGCAAACGATGAGGGCGGCAGCGGCATCATGACCGTTCAGTGTTTAAAATCAGCCCTTTCGCTTACCCTTGAACAATTACAGACAGTGACCTACTGGAATAACTACGTCTCCTCAGGTTACACCATAGACGCCATAAACGGATCAAAGTTCATCATCTACGCCAAAATAACCGACTATGCCGGCAATGTGACCTACATCAATTCCGACGGAATGGTATTCGACCTTCAGGCCCCTGCCATTTCCACAAGCTATGTCAAAGACGCAACCTCCATCGGCGTCACCGTGACTGACACCGGCTCCGGCGTTGGCACAGTCACTTACACAATCAACGGCGGCAGCACACAGACCGCTGTTCTCTCCGACGGAAAGTTCACGATCTCCCCGCTCGCAGACGGAAAATATGACGTCGTCATCACGGCCAAAGACACCGTCGGGAACGAGAGCTCTCAAACCGTCCATATAGTCTCGTTACATACGGTCACCTTCAAACTGTATGAGGGAGACACAGGTGCGCCTTTGAAAACCCAAACGGTGGAATACGGCAGTTCCGCCACCGCGCCCGCCGATCCCACCCGCACAGGATTCACGTTTAAGGGCTGGGACAAGGCGTTTGACAATGTCACGGCGGACATCACCGTCAACGCCACCTGGGACATCAGCGGCATCACCGTCACTCCCTACACCGAAACCTATGACGGTACGGCTCACGACGCCGTCACCGTAACGGGGACGCTCTCCGGGGATGTCATCACTTACAGCACGAACGGCTCCGATTATTTCGCAACGCTTCCGCAAATCACCGACACCGGCAGCTATCCCGTTTATGTCAAAGTTTCCAGAACCGGTTATACCGACTGGACAAGCACACTGAACACGGCGGTTATCACCCGCGCCTCCGGCAGCCTCAGCATCACCTCTGACCCCGGCAAAACCTATGACGGCACCACCGTTTCCAATCCGTCAATCAGCAAAACCGGCGACGGAATCGTTTCCTTCACTTATTATAATGATAATGAGAATGCACTTGGTTCACAGCTCTCCGGCGCACCGACAAACGCGGGAACCTATTGGGTAAAAGCTTCGCTTGCGCAGGGCACGAACTATACAGCTGCGGAAGCAACCTTCAAATTCTCAATCGCCCGTGCCTCCGGCAGCGTCAGCATCACCTCCAATCCCGGCAAGACCTATGACGGTACCGCCGTTTCCAATCCGTCAATCAGCAAAACCGGCGACGGAATCGTTTCCTTTACTTATTATAATGATAATGAGAATGCACTTGGTTCACAGCTCTCCGGCGCACCGACAAACGCGGGGACCTATTGGGTAAAAGCTTCGCTTGCGCAAGGCACGAACTATACGGCCGCAGAGGTAACCTTCAAATTCTCAATCGATTGCGCTGAAATCGTGGGCATCGTATCCATTCCCAACGCAATTCTAACCGGTGACACCGTTTCGGCAGACGTCACAGGCGCTTTGCCGGCAGCTGTAACTTACAGCTATCAGTGGAGCCTCGACGCAACGCCGATTGAAGGCGCCGTATCCGCAAGCTATACAGTCAGGTCCGCCGATTACGGCAAGTCCCTTTCCGTCACTTTGAACGCAACCGGAAATTTCTGCGGCAGCATCACAAGCGACGGTGCAGTCATCGGAGAAAATATCCGTCCGACCGCAGAAATTACACAAGGTATCAACCATTGGAACAGCTTCCTCAACACCGTCACTTTGGGATTGTTCTTTAATGATACGGTCATGATTTCCGTAAAGGCAAGCGATCAGGGCGGCAGCGGAATCAAGAGCGTGGCGTATTATATATCGTCCGTTCAACTCACCGAGCAGGAAGTGCGGACCTTGTCCGGCTGGAGCGAATACACCTCCGTTATCTCCTTGACCCCGACAGATGCAAGCCAAGTCATCGTCTATGTCAAAGTCACCGATAACGCCGGAAACGTCACCGTCGTCAGCTCGGACAAAATGGAATTCGACCTGCAGTCTCCCTTGATTTTCGCCGATTACACAAAGAACGCGTCCTCCATAGAAGCGACTGTCATTGACGGCGGTTCCGGTGTCGATACGGTCACCTACACGATAAACGGCGGCAACGCACAAAATGCGATCCTGTCCAACGGAAAATTCATAATCTCCCCCCTCGCCGACGGGAAATATGACGTAGTTATCACGGCAAAAGACCTGCTCGGAAACGAGAGCACAAAGACCATCCATGTGGCGTCTGTGTACACCGTTACGTTCAAACTGGATTCAGCTGGCACCGTTTTGCTCAAAGAAACGATCGAATACGGCAGCACCGCCCCCGCCCCCGCCCTTCCCACCCGCGAAGGATATACTTTTAAAGGATGGGATAAATCGCTCGATAAAATCACGGGGAACATCATCTTCTGTGCCACGTGGGAAGTCGCCGCTCCTCAAAGCGGCACAATCGGAATAAGCGGGAATTCCGGTACGGGTTCCGATGTAACCGCACCGAGTATGGGCAGTTCCTTCCCGCTTTACCCGTTGATGGTTCTCGGTTTCTGCTCTCTATTGGCAGGCGCTGTCATCATCAGGAAAAAGCGTATCGATATTTCCGAAGAATAA
- a CDS encoding DUF4004 family protein has product MERELISKKELLDKYGISYGALYRWKRMGLIPEEWFIKKAAPTGQETFFDKVLICARMEEIIGSKDEASLKDLAEKFSEGQRGKRLLIVGTKFGETGYDFEQITVIKIKNGDKEIDITQELRRK; this is encoded by the coding sequence GTGGAACGGGAACTGATTTCAAAAAAAGAACTTTTGGACAAATACGGCATTTCCTACGGGGCGCTTTACCGCTGGAAACGTATGGGGCTGATCCCCGAAGAGTGGTTTATTAAAAAAGCGGCTCCGACAGGACAGGAGACATTTTTCGATAAAGTGCTGATCTGCGCACGAATGGAAGAAATCATCGGTTCGAAAGACGAGGCCTCACTCAAAGACCTCGCGGAAAAGTTCAGCGAGGGTCAGCGGGGGAAACGGCTGCTCATTGTCGGCACAAAATTCGGGGAGACCGGATATGACTTCGAGCAGATCACGGTCATAAAAATCAAGAACGGAGATAAAGAAATCGACATTACGCAGGAATTAAGGAGGAAATAA
- a CDS encoding prolyl oligopeptidase family serine peptidase gives MKKFCIAFILILCTLLCACGNIVTGNSPATTASSSEPTKTESDIAIEEYKTIEDLVGYADVVSISRVTYDFSEMETSFIDEETETAINEVTNDTITYEIVYTVDGFRITGYISAPSDYLTNNYPILIYNRGGNGDYGANTAESIARYAYYFQYIVVATQYRETGIGTGRDRFGGEDVNDVLFLVNMTQSIAFGDQDKVYMLGVSRGGMETCLAIRQDTNSVIKAAVSVSGVYDLESLYSFRTDMQDVLKNRIGGTPSEVPEEYEKRSAVTFADQINIPILIIHSTRDQKTPYSDAKNFAELLEQYDKSYEFITRRDNAHGIESPDEINTIIEWFESL, from the coding sequence ATGAAAAAATTTTGTATTGCATTTATATTGATCCTCTGTACGCTTTTATGCGCCTGTGGGAATATCGTCACAGGCAATTCGCCCGCGACAACCGCGAGCAGTTCCGAACCGACGAAGACCGAAAGCGATATCGCCATTGAGGAATACAAGACCATCGAGGATCTCGTTGGATATGCTGATGTCGTTTCCATCAGCAGAGTAACATATGATTTTAGCGAAATGGAAACGTCCTTTATAGATGAAGAAACTGAAACGGCGATAAACGAAGTCACTAACGACACGATAACATATGAAATCGTTTATACGGTCGACGGATTTAGGATTACCGGATATATCTCTGCACCCTCCGATTATCTTACGAACAATTATCCGATCTTGATTTACAACCGCGGAGGCAATGGCGATTACGGTGCAAATACAGCGGAAAGCATTGCAAGATACGCTTATTACTTCCAGTATATCGTAGTTGCGACGCAATACCGCGAAACGGGAATCGGAACCGGCAGAGATCGGTTCGGCGGTGAAGACGTCAACGATGTACTCTTTCTTGTAAATATGACGCAATCCATAGCGTTCGGGGATCAAGATAAGGTATATATGCTCGGTGTATCGCGCGGCGGTATGGAGACATGCCTTGCCATCCGCCAGGACACAAACTCCGTTATCAAAGCGGCGGTTTCCGTCTCGGGCGTCTATGATTTGGAAAGCCTCTATTCCTTCCGCACGGACATGCAGGATGTGCTGAAAAACCGTATCGGCGGCACTCCTTCTGAGGTTCCCGAAGAATACGAAAAACGCAGCGCAGTGACCTTCGCGGATCAAATCAATATTCCGATTCTGATCATTCACAGCACGCGCGATCAAAAAACTCCTTATTCAGATGCAAAAAATTTTGCGGAACTGCTTGAGCAATACGATAAAAGTTATGAATTCATCACCCGCAGGGACAATGCTCACGGCATTGAAAGCCCTGATGAAATCAATACCATCATCGAATGGTTCGAGAGCTTATAA
- a CDS encoding polymer-forming cytoskeletal protein produces MSKNDMHISGSGTIAAGEYGNVKISGSGKINGSISCTELHCSGSAKADGDILCSGDIKCSGSFHCSGNIDAGSITCSGAAKIGEAIKANTIKASGAIKATDMEAERIVLSGGCGVSGLLNAETVEINLGGKCSVGSIGGGKITVKLGGGSGFWLGRRRDDLLETGTIEGDEIELENTTADIVRGKNVIIGKNCSIKTVEYSGNLIVDGSSTVKQQTKI; encoded by the coding sequence ATGAGTAAAAACGATATGCATATCTCGGGCAGCGGGACGATTGCAGCCGGTGAATACGGCAATGTTAAAATCAGCGGTTCGGGAAAAATCAACGGGAGTATTTCCTGCACGGAATTGCATTGTTCGGGTTCCGCCAAGGCGGACGGCGACATCCTCTGTTCGGGCGATATCAAATGTTCGGGGTCATTTCATTGTTCCGGGAATATCGACGCGGGGAGCATCACGTGTTCGGGCGCGGCTAAAATCGGAGAAGCGATTAAAGCAAACACCATCAAAGCATCCGGTGCGATTAAGGCGACTGATATGGAAGCGGAACGCATTGTCCTCAGCGGTGGCTGCGGCGTATCGGGTCTGTTGAATGCCGAAACCGTTGAAATCAATCTCGGCGGGAAATGCAGTGTCGGCAGCATCGGCGGCGGGAAAATCACGGTAAAATTGGGCGGCGGTTCGGGATTCTGGCTCGGACGCAGAAGAGATGACCTGCTGGAGACCGGTACGATTGAAGGCGATGAGATTGAACTCGAAAATACCACGGCGGATATTGTGCGCGGCAAAAACGTCATCATCGGTAAAAACTGCAGCATTAAGACCGTCGAATACAGCGGAAATCTTATAGTCGACGGATCGAGCACGGTAAAACAACAGACAAAGATATAA
- a CDS encoding M23 family metallopeptidase: MSFELLRKRLKELREKRMRELNYTAPEIPGMDDVYQPVNLIETYHPPEVDVPDEQAPATSTATQPIIESEDDVVNRSAIPTANTAAKTTANSASGSKVKVDPKTGTNGAKTIDDITVKSPQFGEEGMGHDDLVDAYNAGLNGIDLDRETRANAAAGGYLDSIEAMYNAGLQDATLSKNVDGFNQENVDNTKNSSYDLSTEAARQEQFSQNSAVDNPVNLGYTAGDTTGNDNSRTDVTDIDIPDMGFSKYGDINWDLDYNYIEDMMFLNGAANSADPSVQMAYQYITNLENRGRKIPAEVMEAFKSFMENLSSSSNNANPKNDPTVHNLETQTMRDDQIKRSQGIAIGNVGTNNYDYDEIKERNDNFGNFHTPTDLFPNTTRAFGADVSSKDGKHIGLDIGNKNNTNLNLYSIYDGDVVYVHDNGNAGGKGGNGLTVIIRHENKITGKVFFSAYMHLDSNSVKKGDHVDSGQPIGIMGNSGGHVNKEGKNDMGVHLHIMVFTCSDVEKYSHDPLGYASNGKSYKGTNDVTYYFYDPEEVINTGGKILWD, translated from the coding sequence ATGAGTTTTGAATTATTGAGAAAACGTCTGAAGGAATTGAGAGAAAAAAGAATGCGGGAGTTGAATTACACCGCGCCGGAGATCCCGGGTATGGATGACGTTTATCAACCGGTAAATCTAATCGAAACCTATCATCCGCCGGAAGTTGATGTACCGGACGAACAGGCGCCGGCAACCTCCACGGCAACACAGCCAATCATTGAGTCGGAAGATGACGTCGTGAACAGAAGCGCCATTCCGACTGCGAACACAGCAGCCAAAACGACTGCTAATTCAGCAAGCGGCAGCAAGGTTAAAGTCGATCCGAAAACGGGAACGAATGGGGCGAAAACAATAGATGACATTACAGTGAAAAGCCCGCAATTCGGTGAAGAAGGAATGGGGCATGACGACCTTGTTGACGCTTACAACGCGGGGTTGAATGGGATAGATTTAGACAGAGAAACGAGGGCCAATGCCGCCGCCGGAGGCTATTTGGACTCCATCGAAGCCATGTACAACGCCGGATTACAGGATGCGACATTGTCGAAAAATGTCGACGGCTTTAACCAAGAAAATGTTGACAACACAAAAAATTCAAGTTATGATTTAAGTACTGAAGCCGCCCGGCAAGAGCAATTTTCGCAAAACAGCGCCGTTGACAATCCGGTAAATTTAGGGTATACTGCGGGTGATACCACGGGAAACGATAACTCGAGAACGGATGTAACGGATATAGATATACCTGATATGGGTTTTTCGAAGTATGGGGATATAAATTGGGATCTGGATTATAATTACATTGAAGATATGATGTTTTTAAATGGAGCAGCAAACAGCGCTGATCCGAGTGTCCAAATGGCATATCAATATATCACGAACTTGGAAAACAGGGGAAGAAAAATTCCGGCGGAGGTTATGGAAGCATTTAAGTCATTCATGGAAAATTTGAGTAGCAGTTCAAACAACGCTAACCCGAAAAATGATCCCACCGTTCATAATTTGGAAACTCAAACAATGCGAGATGATCAGATAAAGCGTTCACAGGGAATCGCAATTGGGAATGTCGGTACAAATAATTATGACTATGATGAAATAAAAGAGAGAAACGATAATTTTGGGAACTTCCACACACCTACGGACCTCTTTCCCAATACCACAAGAGCATTCGGAGCGGACGTTTCCAGTAAGGACGGAAAACACATAGGGCTTGATATTGGCAATAAGAATAATACAAATTTAAATTTATATTCAATATATGACGGTGATGTGGTTTACGTTCACGATAATGGTAACGCTGGTGGAAAAGGTGGAAACGGTTTAACAGTTATTATTAGACATGAAAATAAAATTACCGGAAAAGTTTTCTTCTCTGCATATATGCATTTGGATAGTAATTCTGTGAAAAAAGGAGATCATGTGGACTCCGGTCAACCGATTGGCATAATGGGAAATTCAGGCGGGCATGTTAATAAAGAGGGAAAAAACGACATGGGCGTTCACCTGCATATAATGGTATTTACATGCAGTGATGTGGAAAAGTATTCACATGATCCTCTTGGATATGCTTCTAACGGAAAATCATATAAAGGAACCAATGATGTTACATATTATTTCTATGACCCCGAAGAGGTTATCAATACAGGAGGCAAAATTTTATGGGATTAA